Proteins from a genomic interval of Hypomesus transpacificus isolate Combined female unplaced genomic scaffold, fHypTra1 scaffold_84, whole genome shotgun sequence:
- the hnrnpd gene encoding heterogeneous nuclear ribonucleoprotein D0 isoform X6, which translates to MKMFVGGLSWDTTKKDLKDYFSKFGEVVDCTLKLDPMTGRSRGFGFVLFKEAESVDKVTQQKEHKLNGKVIDPKKAKAMKGKEPIMKIFVGGLSPDTPEEKIKEYFCTFGELESIELPMENKTNKRRGFCFITFKDEDSVKNIMLKKYHNIGLSKCEIKVAMSKEQYQMQQHWGGRDGYSPRSRGRGPSQNWNQGYGNYWNQGYGNYGYNNQSYGGYGGYDYSGYNYGYGDYTNQQGGYGKALRRGSNQNSYKPY; encoded by the exons AT GAAAATGTTTGTTGGTGGACTCAGCTGGGACACAAccaagaaggatttgaaagatTACTTCTCTAAGTTTGGCGAGGTGGTAGACTGCACACTTAAGCTGGACCCAATGACAGGGCGATCCAGAGGCTTTGGCTTCGTGTTGTTTAAAGAGGCTGAGAGTGTTGATAAG GTCACTCAACAGAAGGAACACAAGCTGAATGGGAAAGTCATCGACCCAAAGAAGGCCAAGGCAATGAAGGGCAAGGAACCGATAATGAAGATATTTGTTGGCGGTCTCTCTCCGGACACTCCAGAGGAGAAAATCAAAGAGTACTTTTGTACATTTGGAGAG TTGGAGTCTATTGAATTACCCATGGAAAACAAAACGAATAAAAGACGTGGCTTCTGTTTCATAACCTTCAAAGACGAAGACTCAGTGAAAAATATCATGCTGAAGAAATATCACAATATAGGACTGAGCAAg tgtGAAATCAAGGTGGCCATGTCCAAAGAGCAGTACCAGATGCAACagcactggggagggagggacggctATTCCCCCAGATCTCGAGGCAGGG GGCCTAGTCAAAATTGGAACCAGGGTTATGGAAACTATTGGAACCAAGGATATGGCAACTATGGATACAATAACCAAAGCTACGGAGGATATGGTGGCTATGACTATTCTGGATACAACTATGGATATGGTGACTACACCA ATCAACAAGGTGGATATGGCAAGGCCCTGAGACGAGGTTCCAACCAAAACAGTTACAAACCATACTGA
- the hnrnpdl gene encoding heterogeneous nuclear ribonucleoprotein D-like, translating to METDSQVDFSTDEFPEGSKINASKNLQDDGKMFIGGLSWDTSKTDLTDYLSKFGEVLDCTIKTDLMTGRSRGFGFVLFKDAESVERVLELKEHKLDGKLIDPKRAKAMKGKEPPKKVFVGGLSPDTPEEEIREYFGQFGEIESIELPMDAKTNERRGFCFVTYTEESPVQKLLECRYHQVGSGKCEIKVAQPKEVYRQQQQHRGDRGYGGGRGGYRGRGRGGQSNYNQGYGSYYGQNYGNYGNGYNQGYSGYTGYDYSGYNYNSYGYGQGYDDYNGQQSSYGKVSRESTTHQNNYQPY from the exons ATGGAGACTGATAGCCAAGTTGACTTCAGTACAGATGAATTTCCAGAGGGTTCCAAAATAAACGCAAGCAAAAACCTGCAAGATGACGG CAAGATGTTCATTGGCGGACTCAGTTGGGACACAAGCAAAACTGATCTTACAGATTACTTGTCCAAGTTTGGCGAGGTGCTGGACTGCACCATCAAAACAGACCTGATGACAGGGAGATCCAGGGGTTTCGGGTTTGTCCTCTTCAAAGATGCGGAAAGTGTAGAGAGA GTCCTGGAGCTAAAAGAACACAAGTTGGATGGGAAACTAATTGATCCCAAGAGAGCAAAAGCAATGAAGGGCAAAGAACCTCCAAAGAAGGTGTTTGTAGGAGGCCTCAGCCCTGACACCCCAGAAGAAGAAATCCGGGAATACTTCGGACAGTTTGGCGAA ATTGAAAGTATCGAACTTCCTATGGACGCCAAAACCAACGAACGCAGAGGGTTCTGCTTCGTGACGTACACCGAGGAAAGTCCTGTTCAGAAGCTCTTGGAATGCAGATACCATCAAGTGGGAAGCGGAAAG TGTGAAATCAAGGTGGCCCAGCCGAAAGAAGTATAcagacaacagcagcagcacagaggAGACCGGGGATAcggagggggcagaggagggtaCAGGGGTCGGGGGCGAGGAG GTCAGAGTAACTACAATCAGGGTTACGGCAGCTACTATGGGCAGAACTATGGAAACTATGGCAACGGATACAACCAGGGCTACAGTGGCTACACTGGCTATGACTACTCTGGCTACAACTATAATAGTTATGGTTATGGACAGGGCTACGATGACTACAATG GTCAGCAGAGCAGTTATGGAAAGGTGTCTCGAGAGAGTACGACCCACCAGAACAACTACCAGCCCTACTGA
- the hnrnpd gene encoding heterogeneous nuclear ribonucleoprotein D0 isoform X3, producing MSEDLEIGDDPTLLTMMEEDGEASSEEQMPTIAEGSKGQGGGAESEGSKIDASKNEEDEGKMFVGGLSWDTTKKDLKDYFSKFGEVVDCTLKLDPMTGRSRGFGFVLFKEAESVDKVTQQKEHKLNGKVIDPKKAKAMKGKEPIMKIFVGGLSPDTPEEKIKEYFCTFGELESIELPMENKTNKRRGFCFITFKDEDSVKNIMLKKYHNIGLSKCEIKVAMSKEQYQMQQHWGGRDGYSPRSRGRGPSQNWNQGYGNYWNQGYGNYGYNNQSYGGYGGYDYSGYNYGYDQQGGYGKALRRGSNQNSYKPY from the exons ATGTCGGAGGACCTTGAAATAGGTGATGATCCAACTCTGTTGACAATGATGGAAGAAGACGGAGAGGCAAGCAGTGAGGAACAGATGCCGACAATTGCAGAGGGCAGCAagggccagggaggaggagcagagtccGAGGGATCAAAGATTGATGCAAGCAAAAACGAAGAGGATGAGGG GAAAATGTTTGTTGGTGGACTCAGCTGGGACACAAccaagaaggatttgaaagatTACTTCTCTAAGTTTGGCGAGGTGGTAGACTGCACACTTAAGCTGGACCCAATGACAGGGCGATCCAGAGGCTTTGGCTTCGTGTTGTTTAAAGAGGCTGAGAGTGTTGATAAG GTCACTCAACAGAAGGAACACAAGCTGAATGGGAAAGTCATCGACCCAAAGAAGGCCAAGGCAATGAAGGGCAAGGAACCGATAATGAAGATATTTGTTGGCGGTCTCTCTCCGGACACTCCAGAGGAGAAAATCAAAGAGTACTTTTGTACATTTGGAGAG TTGGAGTCTATTGAATTACCCATGGAAAACAAAACGAATAAAAGACGTGGCTTCTGTTTCATAACCTTCAAAGACGAAGACTCAGTGAAAAATATCATGCTGAAGAAATATCACAATATAGGACTGAGCAAg tgtGAAATCAAGGTGGCCATGTCCAAAGAGCAGTACCAGATGCAACagcactggggagggagggacggctATTCCCCCAGATCTCGAGGCAGGG GGCCTAGTCAAAATTGGAACCAGGGTTATGGAAACTATTGGAACCAAGGATATGGCAACTATGGATACAATAACCAAAGCTACGGAGGATATGGTGGCTATGACTATTCTGGATACAACTATGGATATG ATCAACAAGGTGGATATGGCAAGGCCCTGAGACGAGGTTCCAACCAAAACAGTTACAAACCATACTGA
- the hnrnpd gene encoding heterogeneous nuclear ribonucleoprotein D0 isoform X4 yields the protein MSEDLEIGDDPTLLTMMEEDGEASSEEQMPTIAEGSKGQGGGAESEGSKIDASKNEEDEGKMFVGGLSWDTTKKDLKDYFSKFGEVVDCTLKLDPMTGRSRGFGFVLFKEAESVDKVTQQKEHKLNGKVIDPKKAKAMKGKEPIMKIFVGGLSPDTPEEKIKEYFCTFGELESIELPMENKTNKRRGFCFITFKDEDSVKNIMLKKYHNIGLSKCEIKVAMSKEQYQMQQHWGGRDGYSPRSRGRGPSQNWNQGYGNYWNQGYGNYGYNNQSYGGYGGYDYSGYNYGYGDYTSM from the exons ATGTCGGAGGACCTTGAAATAGGTGATGATCCAACTCTGTTGACAATGATGGAAGAAGACGGAGAGGCAAGCAGTGAGGAACAGATGCCGACAATTGCAGAGGGCAGCAagggccagggaggaggagcagagtccGAGGGATCAAAGATTGATGCAAGCAAAAACGAAGAGGATGAGGG GAAAATGTTTGTTGGTGGACTCAGCTGGGACACAAccaagaaggatttgaaagatTACTTCTCTAAGTTTGGCGAGGTGGTAGACTGCACACTTAAGCTGGACCCAATGACAGGGCGATCCAGAGGCTTTGGCTTCGTGTTGTTTAAAGAGGCTGAGAGTGTTGATAAG GTCACTCAACAGAAGGAACACAAGCTGAATGGGAAAGTCATCGACCCAAAGAAGGCCAAGGCAATGAAGGGCAAGGAACCGATAATGAAGATATTTGTTGGCGGTCTCTCTCCGGACACTCCAGAGGAGAAAATCAAAGAGTACTTTTGTACATTTGGAGAG TTGGAGTCTATTGAATTACCCATGGAAAACAAAACGAATAAAAGACGTGGCTTCTGTTTCATAACCTTCAAAGACGAAGACTCAGTGAAAAATATCATGCTGAAGAAATATCACAATATAGGACTGAGCAAg tgtGAAATCAAGGTGGCCATGTCCAAAGAGCAGTACCAGATGCAACagcactggggagggagggacggctATTCCCCCAGATCTCGAGGCAGGG GGCCTAGTCAAAATTGGAACCAGGGTTATGGAAACTATTGGAACCAAGGATATGGCAACTATGGATACAATAACCAAAGCTACGGAGGATATGGTGGCTATGACTATTCTGGATACAACTATGGATATGGTGACTACACCAGTATGTAA
- the hnrnpd gene encoding heterogeneous nuclear ribonucleoprotein D0 isoform X5: MGGIPTFGLDPPTTDENIAPWVTPGLETKMFVGGLSWDTTKKDLKDYFSKFGEVVDCTLKLDPMTGRSRGFGFVLFKEAESVDKVTQQKEHKLNGKVIDPKKAKAMKGKEPIMKIFVGGLSPDTPEEKIKEYFCTFGELESIELPMENKTNKRRGFCFITFKDEDSVKNIMLKKYHNIGLSKCEIKVAMSKEQYQMQQHWGGRDGYSPRSRGRGPSQNWNQGYGNYWNQGYGNYGYNNQSYGGYGGYDYSGYNYGYGDYTNQQGGYGKALRRGSNQNSYKPY; this comes from the exons ATGGGTGGGATTCCCACATTTGGACTGGATCCACCGACAACAGATGAGAACATCGCCCCCTGGGTTACCCCGGGCCTCGAAAC GAAAATGTTTGTTGGTGGACTCAGCTGGGACACAAccaagaaggatttgaaagatTACTTCTCTAAGTTTGGCGAGGTGGTAGACTGCACACTTAAGCTGGACCCAATGACAGGGCGATCCAGAGGCTTTGGCTTCGTGTTGTTTAAAGAGGCTGAGAGTGTTGATAAG GTCACTCAACAGAAGGAACACAAGCTGAATGGGAAAGTCATCGACCCAAAGAAGGCCAAGGCAATGAAGGGCAAGGAACCGATAATGAAGATATTTGTTGGCGGTCTCTCTCCGGACACTCCAGAGGAGAAAATCAAAGAGTACTTTTGTACATTTGGAGAG TTGGAGTCTATTGAATTACCCATGGAAAACAAAACGAATAAAAGACGTGGCTTCTGTTTCATAACCTTCAAAGACGAAGACTCAGTGAAAAATATCATGCTGAAGAAATATCACAATATAGGACTGAGCAAg tgtGAAATCAAGGTGGCCATGTCCAAAGAGCAGTACCAGATGCAACagcactggggagggagggacggctATTCCCCCAGATCTCGAGGCAGGG GGCCTAGTCAAAATTGGAACCAGGGTTATGGAAACTATTGGAACCAAGGATATGGCAACTATGGATACAATAACCAAAGCTACGGAGGATATGGTGGCTATGACTATTCTGGATACAACTATGGATATGGTGACTACACCA ATCAACAAGGTGGATATGGCAAGGCCCTGAGACGAGGTTCCAACCAAAACAGTTACAAACCATACTGA
- the hnrnpd gene encoding heterogeneous nuclear ribonucleoprotein D0 isoform X2 — MSEDLEIGDDPTLLTMMEEDGEASSEEQMPTIAEGSKGQGGGAESEGSKIDASKNEEDEGKMFVGGLSWDTTKKDLKDYFSKFGEVVDCTLKLDPMTGRSRGFGFVLFKEAESVDKVTQQKEHKLNGKVIDPKKAKAMKGKEPIMKIFVGGLSPDTPEEKIKEYFCTFGELESIELPMENKTNKRRGFCFITFKDEDSVKNIMLKKYHNIGLSKCEIKVAMSKEQYQMQQHWGGRDGYSPRSRGPSQNWNQGYGNYWNQGYGNYGYNNQSYGGYGGYDYSGYNYGYGDYTNQQGGYGKALRRGSNQNSYKPY, encoded by the exons ATGTCGGAGGACCTTGAAATAGGTGATGATCCAACTCTGTTGACAATGATGGAAGAAGACGGAGAGGCAAGCAGTGAGGAACAGATGCCGACAATTGCAGAGGGCAGCAagggccagggaggaggagcagagtccGAGGGATCAAAGATTGATGCAAGCAAAAACGAAGAGGATGAGGG GAAAATGTTTGTTGGTGGACTCAGCTGGGACACAAccaagaaggatttgaaagatTACTTCTCTAAGTTTGGCGAGGTGGTAGACTGCACACTTAAGCTGGACCCAATGACAGGGCGATCCAGAGGCTTTGGCTTCGTGTTGTTTAAAGAGGCTGAGAGTGTTGATAAG GTCACTCAACAGAAGGAACACAAGCTGAATGGGAAAGTCATCGACCCAAAGAAGGCCAAGGCAATGAAGGGCAAGGAACCGATAATGAAGATATTTGTTGGCGGTCTCTCTCCGGACACTCCAGAGGAGAAAATCAAAGAGTACTTTTGTACATTTGGAGAG TTGGAGTCTATTGAATTACCCATGGAAAACAAAACGAATAAAAGACGTGGCTTCTGTTTCATAACCTTCAAAGACGAAGACTCAGTGAAAAATATCATGCTGAAGAAATATCACAATATAGGACTGAGCAAg tgtGAAATCAAGGTGGCCATGTCCAAAGAGCAGTACCAGATGCAACagcactggggagggagggacggctATTCCCCCAGATCTCGAG GGCCTAGTCAAAATTGGAACCAGGGTTATGGAAACTATTGGAACCAAGGATATGGCAACTATGGATACAATAACCAAAGCTACGGAGGATATGGTGGCTATGACTATTCTGGATACAACTATGGATATGGTGACTACACCA ATCAACAAGGTGGATATGGCAAGGCCCTGAGACGAGGTTCCAACCAAAACAGTTACAAACCATACTGA
- the hnrnpd gene encoding heterogeneous nuclear ribonucleoprotein D0 isoform X1: MSEDLEIGDDPTLLTMMEEDGEASSEEQMPTIAEGSKGQGGGAESEGSKIDASKNEEDEGKMFVGGLSWDTTKKDLKDYFSKFGEVVDCTLKLDPMTGRSRGFGFVLFKEAESVDKVTQQKEHKLNGKVIDPKKAKAMKGKEPIMKIFVGGLSPDTPEEKIKEYFCTFGELESIELPMENKTNKRRGFCFITFKDEDSVKNIMLKKYHNIGLSKCEIKVAMSKEQYQMQQHWGGRDGYSPRSRGRGPSQNWNQGYGNYWNQGYGNYGYNNQSYGGYGGYDYSGYNYGYGDYTNQQGGYGKALRRGSNQNSYKPY; the protein is encoded by the exons ATGTCGGAGGACCTTGAAATAGGTGATGATCCAACTCTGTTGACAATGATGGAAGAAGACGGAGAGGCAAGCAGTGAGGAACAGATGCCGACAATTGCAGAGGGCAGCAagggccagggaggaggagcagagtccGAGGGATCAAAGATTGATGCAAGCAAAAACGAAGAGGATGAGGG GAAAATGTTTGTTGGTGGACTCAGCTGGGACACAAccaagaaggatttgaaagatTACTTCTCTAAGTTTGGCGAGGTGGTAGACTGCACACTTAAGCTGGACCCAATGACAGGGCGATCCAGAGGCTTTGGCTTCGTGTTGTTTAAAGAGGCTGAGAGTGTTGATAAG GTCACTCAACAGAAGGAACACAAGCTGAATGGGAAAGTCATCGACCCAAAGAAGGCCAAGGCAATGAAGGGCAAGGAACCGATAATGAAGATATTTGTTGGCGGTCTCTCTCCGGACACTCCAGAGGAGAAAATCAAAGAGTACTTTTGTACATTTGGAGAG TTGGAGTCTATTGAATTACCCATGGAAAACAAAACGAATAAAAGACGTGGCTTCTGTTTCATAACCTTCAAAGACGAAGACTCAGTGAAAAATATCATGCTGAAGAAATATCACAATATAGGACTGAGCAAg tgtGAAATCAAGGTGGCCATGTCCAAAGAGCAGTACCAGATGCAACagcactggggagggagggacggctATTCCCCCAGATCTCGAGGCAGGG GGCCTAGTCAAAATTGGAACCAGGGTTATGGAAACTATTGGAACCAAGGATATGGCAACTATGGATACAATAACCAAAGCTACGGAGGATATGGTGGCTATGACTATTCTGGATACAACTATGGATATGGTGACTACACCA ATCAACAAGGTGGATATGGCAAGGCCCTGAGACGAGGTTCCAACCAAAACAGTTACAAACCATACTGA